Part of the Vigna radiata var. radiata cultivar VC1973A chromosome 11, Vradiata_ver6, whole genome shotgun sequence genome is shown below.
ACACAAAAAGTATGTTCACTTACAAATCTTTGTAAATGCATTTTGCAAGTTTACAgtgaaaacaaatataattaacgAATTGGCATTGAAGACAAACATAGTATTATGTAATCAGaaacataatattatgtaattacAAGTCTTACAGTAACTATAACAATTCTTTAAAATGTGAGATAAATagtctttatatattatattactattttaaaaggttaatagaAACATTTAATAAGAagatcttaataaaaatattttatttgagttttaaattatatttttaatggtaATTCCAGAAAGATTTTTTTACATTGGTGTATATGtctaattatagaaatattggtatttttgttataatttgacAAAATAACAATTCAGAAGATGTAAAATATTGTCTTCATGCTATTCTAAATAAAGACATTTATAAGCAAAGAAttctaacattttaaaatataacgaTTATCGTCACATAATCAATAAGATACAACAGTTATAgactataaaataaagtataaactttacagtcatccaaaacaaccatagaatttaaaactttatatacaaactTCTAgtacaaaactatatacattATAGATctaactaatttataaagttgCATCACTTCCATCCAGCGCCTGCTCCAAGGAAACATCatctccctctgctcacacccacaaAATGATCACTGCAAAAGAAAGAAcacaacacatacaaaacacaagtACAAACAATAGGATAAGctactttaaataaaagaacaatcATTATATTTATCAACCACGATTCATACAATCATACGTAGTACAACCCAATACAAAACACTTGATGCATGACAGTACACTGACTTTGACTGTCCGAattatcgagctatggcgggttgtaTACTTGCGGTGGATTCTACTGTTTTGtaaagtcattgccaatgagTTTCACCGTACCatactcacgaggttagtctatTACGggccttggagcatactggaaaCCCCCAAGACTAAAACCTCATGCTACTCCTCATGACAtggatcaatcctctctacgtgagaatgaaagaccattggagtttcaggataacccccaagactgagctcctgcattcattctaaacatacttgaaaCCAACACCAAGAAGTTCCTCCGTGGAACCCATTTTACCAACCGTGAACCATTTGAATCCATTTGAATCCATATGAAACCATAtgaaaccatatacatataacctttcgcttttacattgcatacaaacatatatataatattaattatacttcaaaagaccacaaacaacccaacaagtcatcaaaaatcaCATGAAACCATTCCATATACATTAATAGACAATAACAGTCcaagaagaaccactaaactACTCAATACCCcttaaactcatacttagacaaggaaaacaactttgaaaccatcacctaTAGTTCTGGATAGGTCCAAAACCCCTAAAACGATCTAAAGAGCGTCCAAAAATGATATCGGGACCCCGAAAACCACCAAAAACTGTCTTGGATGATTTTCTgacgacaataatcgattatcaattatttggagagctttgaaaaaaatatgactCTCtaactagaataatcgattatcaaatgagataatcgattattattatCAGTTTTTGACAGCAACCTGATTTTTCTAGTTTTGGTGCATCTTAAACATATTCAAATTATCAATTTAGAATAtgtaacactaatattgatatgaaatGTGTTTATAGATGAAAGTAGAGTAGTGCATTGGTCATTTGGATAGGAATTAGATGTACCAAACTAACTCAATAACTCAAAACCCCCAAAATGCACTAAAATCAACCTAAGATGCAACTTTCACCTTCATGACAGATTTTCACTAGTTTGAACCTCTACCCAAGTTCTAATTAGCCTAATAACATGCTCGAAGCTctccaaaacaaattaaaccCCTTACTTTAGAAATCTCACTACTCAAAACCccacttttacattaaaaacaCTACAAAATTTTCCCAATTAATTACTCCTTTGTTTTGTctcatattttaaatcaaaagacATCTCTAACAAGTTTCAAATTACATAAAACAATATCTGAAATACCATATATACAACTCCAACTCTCATCTTTCAAATTTGCCTATCAAACCTCTATTTTTAACTACACAAATTCATAACTTTGATAGCTCATTGCACCTTTAACAATTTAGTCAATTCACAACATCAACATAGCTTTCATCATCACAATAACATCAATATCACATCTTATCATAAACCAATCATCAACAAACCAAATATACccattaaatgaaaagaaaataaaagagaggagaaagagaaaaggaggtTCTTACAATAATGGTATCTATAAGTTATTGATTAATAAATCTTTATGCATGTTTTTGGAGTCTAACAATGTGTCTCAATATAAAAGTTTTGGTATGTTACTTGTAAACTTTTGTAAAATCATATATCatttattaagataataataagtatgataatgaaaaaaaactataattaactAGATAAATATTCATATGAGAATAATTAATGAGAATACTCacaaagtaaaaagtaaataaaaaaggacaacaattataattttattttttttatcctagAATAAGTGTGTAATACTAggttaaattataattcaacaAAGTTATAGATGAAAATCcatattaaatttagattataaataTGTGATTTATAGAAGAtgaattaaaaagtattatatttgtATACTTATTCAATCAAGCCATATCTGATTTGATGTTCTCCATCACTTGCTTCAACataaatatgatatatgatTGGAGTATAATAAATCTATTATAACTTCATAACAATGAATATAACATAACTTTATCATAATAAATGCGagatatctttattattatttataaagtgaTTTTACTTGTTTATTAAAGCAAGTGTAcaattatattaagttttataattagtataaaaaatttaaatgaagtgTATCAAATCTTAAAGTGTCACATTTGTTATGATGTTATAGATAATTTCACACTATATAAATTGAGAACAAGAAGTATAATGTAGCACAACACAAGAATCCAATATACattcaataacaataaaacaagAATCCTAATAGAattcaataacaataaatataacataacttcattatttattactaatatacaattcaataacaataaaacaagAATCCAATATACattcaataacaataaatacaacataacttcattatttattactatttataaatttattaccaATATACAATTCAAtaacaacaaaacaagaatccaATATACattcaataacaataaatataacataactTCATTATTTATCActatttataaagtaatattacTTATCTATAGAACAAATATGTACAAGGAattattcataagaaaaaaaaaaactgaaattaagTCATAAAGTATTTACTTTTCCTTGATATGATAATTGAAATTaagtcataaaatattatactattcCCTGGTATGATAAtttgtaacaaaaatattttgattttgattagaCGGCACATAAGGAGAAAACGAGGTGGCGTGTTAATGGGGTTTGGTAATTTGCaaggaaaaaaatgaagtgTAGGTGGGTTTGGGTCGTGTTTGGAAGTGCCACCTAAGAATCCACAAATAGAGATAAATGAACAATCTACTTTTGGAGTCTTCCTTAACATCCTTGTCTGTTTGTCTTTGATAGAATAAGATATTAGCCATTGTAATTGTatgcaaaataaaacaaaactcatTTCTTGGAACCATTTCAACACTTTCTTGCCCTTCTCACTCACCCCACTAGGAGACAAATCTGTGCCCAATGTTTGTCTTTGCTAAGGCATGTTTGGATTCTTGCAACCTTAGGGAATATTATAAACCCACGATTCCCTATCCATCCAACGTCAAGACAAACACACCACTCTAAACACAACACACAAATCTTAACCTTTGGACTGTGTTGAGTTTGGTTGAGTGATCAAACAAACACACCTTCTAGAGTTTCCACACAGAGAAACGACAGTTTTTGTAACATAAAGACAGAAACAACCGAACCAAGACTCTCACCAATTCCACACTCCACTAACCACTGAACGACAACAAAacaataaagacaaaataaCCCCTTCACGCATtgtcttctcttctcttctcttcccaTGAACCACTCCTTCAATCTCCTGCTACTGCTCCTGTTAAACCTTCTTCAATTTCACTCTCACACCAAACACGCCACTAACTCATTCACTGCTATTCTGCTTTTTCGGAATGTTCACACCATCAAGCTTCGTCATTTTCAGGGggcttcttttcctttcttcttcaattGCAAAACCCATCAGCCGTTTCGCTTTTCCATGTTCGATTATCAAAATGTGGTTTTTGTAGGATTCTCTACCGTTTCCTTATTTTGCTCCGAAAATATTTCCTGAAATTAGTCGGGAAAGTCTCTTTAATTCACTTCTGGCGATTTTTTCGCTTGCATTGTAACGCATAGACTCAGGTTTTTGTTCATACTCGGGGAAGGTTTGATCAAACCTGTGTGCCACTTGATAACTATTACCATTTTACCACCTTTTTGAAGGCTATATAAGATTGGTGTGGTTGGTTTCATGGAATCAGTGTTTCAAGAAGAAGGGTCATCTTCTGTAACTTCTTCGCCCCTTCAGTTCTTTTCCATGATGTCTCTTTCACCTGGCATAGGATCTCCTTATCCTTGGCTTAGAGAACTGAAATCTGAGGAAAGGGGTTTGTATTTGATCCATTTGTTGATTGGTTGTGCCAATCAGGTAGCTAGTGGTAATCTTGAAAATGCAAACATGTTGCTTGAGCAGATTTCCCAGCTTGCTTCGCCTGATGGGGATACTATACAGCGAGTTGCTGCATATTTCACCGAAGCACTCGCTGATCGGATACTGAAAACATGGCCTGGTCTCCATAAGGCACTCAATTCCACCAGAATAGCTATGGTGTCTGAAGGAATTCTTGTTCAGAAGCTCTTTTTCGAGCTTTTTCCGTTCTTGAAGATGTCATATATTCTGACAAATCAGGCTATTGTTGAAGCCATGGAAGGGGAGAAAATGGTGCATGTAATTGATCTCAATGCGACCGGCCCAGCACAGTGGGTTGCCCTCTTCCGTGTTCTGAGTGCACGCCCTGAAGGACCTCCTCATTTGAGAATTACTGGGGTGCATCACCAGAAAGAGGTTCTGGATCAGATGGCTCATAAACTCACTGAGGAGGCAGAAAAGTTGGATATCCCATTCCAGTTCAACCCTGTTGTCAGCAAGATAGAAAATCTTGATTTTGACAAACTTCGTGTGAAAACTGGGGAGGCACTGGCAATCAGTTCCATTCTGCAGTTACACTCCCTTTTGGCCTTGGATGACGATGCCTCCAGGAGAAGATCTCCTCTTCCgtcaaacaattcaaatgcaatTCAACTGCAGAAAATCCTGCAGATGCATCCAAACACACGCTGTGATTTGGTTGAAAAGGACATGGTTCACGGTTATAGTCCAAGTCCAGATTCAGCCTCAGCCTCATCCTCACCCGGGTCTTCATCTACATCAATGAAATCCGAGAGCTTTCTGAATGCCTTGTGGGGGTTATCACCAAAGATCATGGTTGTAACGGAGCAAGACTTCAACCACAACAGTTCAAACCTGATGGATAGGCTGTTAGAATCTCTAAATTCTTATGCTGCATTGTTTGATTGTTTGGAATGCACTGTCTCCAGAGCATCCTTGGATAGAATGAAGATCGAGAAGATGCTTCTGGGTGAGGAAATCAAGAACATTGTAGCCTGTGAGGGAGCTGAAAGAAGGGAAAGGCATGAAAAGATGGATAAGTGGATCCAGAGACTCGATTCATCTGGTTTTGCAAACGTGCCTTTAAGCCGTCAGGGTGTGACGCAGGCAATGAGGTTCTTGGAGAACTATGGTTGTAATGGATATAGAATGAGGGAGGAAAATGGCTGTGTGATCATTTACTGGCAGGATAGAACCTTGTTTTCTGTGACAGCTTGGCGATCAAGAAGGTAATACAGATTCTTGAAGCATCGTAAGAAGAAGAATAGTGATGTAGTGATGGATGGAGATGGAGTCTCTCTcttataagtttttcttttctttgtttctaaTTGTATGAAAGAGTTTTACCAATATATATGATGAAGATCAATTCAGAAGAGAGAAATGGGAAAATGGAAAAGTGTGATAGAGTGAAACAATTATCCAATTCCATTGTTTAGTGCTGAGCTCATTTTGTTCTTCACTAATTCCTATACTGTAATTTCTCTGCATCTGTTGTGTAAGACctaatataagtttatttttagctcaaattttgtgttgaaatttctttcccttttcaatTTGCATCTTTAGCATATGTTGATTTTCTCAAAATTCAGACTTTGGTTGATTCTCATTCCCCCATTTGGAAAATCCCATAGCCCCAGACATAAGTGTCTCTTTCGACAATTTCTGCATAATCTTATCAGATGATAACAGTTCATTGGAACAGAAAAAAGAACAACATAGGGAAAACAGAAACATGGCCCTTGTGTTTGTCATTTTTTTGAGGCATTGGGAGGTTTATTCTCAAAAATATCTGATAGCATCTTCTTAAAAATTCTCTTAATAGCTTAACTAAGAAAGGTTAAATAACTTTTTGAATTGCTTCctggtattttaaaataaaatatcatgatttaggaaattgtaattaagttaatgaacTCATATGTCACTTTTAACTCAAACTTTGACTACTTTTATGTTAGGATTTAAAAAGCCTTAAATAAGTTAGGAATTTTCAGTTTcatttaaacaagaaaaaatatggaaaacctatgattttttttttttaagattcttttttataatttcttgactgTTTAAAACTGATTTGTCTTTACTTGTTATTTTACCATCACCAACACCAAATAAATAGACATCCTTTTAAGCATTCAACATTTTAAACAAGCATTCAAGTTTTGTGATTTCTTTAGTTTCCCTTTTCAAGATATAGAAATATAGTGATTTTAACTTTCTTTCCTACCATTAGTATATAATATTACATCATTGGTGTTAGATTTTCATGATTCATTACTCACACTTCAATGAATAGAAATTGCATGtgataaatacattttaaataaactaattggCTGAATATTTGGTGACAAAATAAATCGATTGAAAATGGAAGTTTATTGGAGACAATTTCAATTAAGGATCAACATGGTTGCAAAAGTcatagaagaaacaaaaataatcatctcaaaaaacaaacatcaagATTATTGATTATGAAACCAAATCAAATATACCAATGAATGAAGATTATGATTTGTCATTAGTGATAGAGGAACAAGGCTCCCCACAACATAtgtttttacaatatatttatttttataataaattgattgaGTTTAGGTGGAGACATAATCATTACAACACTTTAAATTGTGTCTCATAGATATTGTTCatataatatttagataaagattttatttttatcatcatgtatttttttttgtcatgaaTATCTAATCTAGCATTCCACACATAATACTTGGTCGAAATTCTTCCTCATACCCAAtccaaactaaaaaaattatacatgtgTTGATGGACATAAGTTTGTAGtccattaattaaatattaaagtaattgaAAATAAGGTTTTCcgttatatataaaatttctaaatctTAAATGCAGTATCTACCCACAAATTATGACAAAAATACAATGAAGTAACAAAAaacattctttaaattttaaaaaaataaaaagaagttaaCATTAGGccaaaattattaaagaatctTTTTGGTAAACATAGcctctacaaaattatattttcctcACATATTCTTACATTTCTATTGCAAAAATAATCATGttatgaaagttaaaaaaaaaaaaaaaaatcctttttagATAGCTAACAAGCTATGAAGACGATTTTATCTCTCCATACTCATTTCTGTTACGTATTAAATGCcttatttttagtcttttactcaaaaacaaacatttaaaaagtttataaatattgaataataataatattttgacaatattttttaataacattttacaTTATCGTTATGTAattgatctaaaattatttcatgataaaaataataatcataaatatcaacCTAGACCAGTCACATAATAACACgtagataatataaaaatgttataaaaaaatattatcaaccataaatattttatctaatatcttactttgttttatttacCATTGTCATACATTTATAGAAACtaacaaacatatttttaattaaatgaaaatataaaaactcagttttctacaaataataattataataccttttcttaactttttctATAAAGGAGTTATGATGTGTATGCATCTCATTATaccttaataatatatatttttcacaatatttttttacaatattttaacattatttacgtattattttgtgattagtctaaaattattctacaatcaataataataattgtaaacactaacataaactaatcacataataatatatattaaaatgttgtcaaaaatttatcgtcaaaatatcattatccatctTTTAACGAAACTTAGTACCCTTCCTTTgaacaaataatcaaaataaaaagttaacttcatataaaagtatttcattaaatatttaaaaatatatatttatttaaatcaacaaaacagtctttttattgcattttattcaatattgtctgtgtatattattttctagtttAACAATTATTAGTGCATACGCATAcacatacaattttatataatttaaatcttaGCTTTTAATCAACAATTATAACATCATACTAATTTTCTAAAATCTTTCTAAAAGCTAAATACACAACTTCTTCGGAGACTtcaattatcataattgattagtgaaatataaattaaaaatagaataaaatgatatatttttatatttatttaatatgttatatatagataaaataattaataaaaatagtttttgtattttttaaattaaaaagtaaaagaaataatgttaagtaaatgtaaaaaatttatatttgttgaaaatatattttcataaattgattatacacaaatataatttttttttataagtcaTTCATGTGATACTCACGTgccaaacaatttttaattgtatCTCCAAAGATACCTGAGCCCCATTTAGCTGAAAATTTGACCTTTGACTCGCTAATTAGAAATGTCATTTATGCAAAAATACCATTCTCCTTCAACCAAAATTACAAACattataaaaagtgtttttgtaatttccattttattgtatgtattaactattttaatattaactcTGTAAAACTTTCTAACTAATTTCTGTTAaacagttttttaattttttaatttacgcGAGATTATTCATAATATACTGCAATGGCCaaagattgaagaaaaagaatattatttttcataatatactttttcgtatttttttttttttataatttggttttatttataccttctattataattgtttttgctGTCCTTTATTAATATGATTATCTATATtccattaaattaaaataggagaagaagaggaagggaTAAGATTGAATAAGAAAGTTAGAAGTGATTTGATGAAGCAGAGTCTCTGAAATGGGTTTCGCTTTGGCATACACAGCTTCAACAACAGCTAATCTTCCCAACCTTCAATCTCACTCTCTCTTTGCTGCATTCAGATCCAAAACCTCTCGCTCTCTCTGCAATAGGTTTCCAACGAAACGCATTCGAAAACTTTTTCCGATTGTTCGTGCTGAATCTGAAAATGGAACTCTGGTTACCTCAGAGAAGCCCCACACAAGTTACGGAAGACAATATTTCCCCCTCGCTGCTGTTGTAGGCCAAGTAATTTATAATCTCTGctttttttcatgtattttgCTTCCGATGTTCCTTTCTTGGTTGAAATTATAGTtagatatttgatttatttgtttgCTCTCGTGTGTTTATTTAAGAAGTGTTTGCTTATCCTATTCAATGTGGCATTGCCTTCCGAGTATAATGCGCTTTACATATTTTCCTCATGAATGTTAATTTGTTACGGAAGCACACGATGATTAAACTTGTGGTTAGTTTGTGGAAAGTTAAAAGGTATACTATACTATAACGTTTTACGTAGAGAGGAAAATGTAGCTTGAGTACGCTGGATTATTAAAACTTGTGGTCTGTTCatggaattttgtttttttatttcaagaagTGATCGAAGCGGAGAGAAAATTGTCGGATAGTTAGCTCTAAATTGTGCCGGCTTTATCTTTGGagtattttataattcaattaacAGTTGATTAGTAAATATgcaaatgaaaatcaaattttctcttttattgaagGATGAATCTTACAAGTTCCACTTGTTCTTCAGGATGCTATAAAAACTGCTCTTTTACTTGGGGCAACTGACCCTGGGATTGGAGGAATTGCCATATCAGGAAAGCGAGGAACTGCCAAAACTGTAATGGCACGTGGATTGCATGCAGTACTGCCTCCTATTGAAGTATTAGTAGGTTCCATAGCCAATGCAGAT
Proteins encoded:
- the LOC106776540 gene encoding scarecrow-like protein 3; the protein is MESVFQEEGSSSVTSSPLQFFSMMSLSPGIGSPYPWLRELKSEERGLYLIHLLIGCANQVASGNLENANMLLEQISQLASPDGDTIQRVAAYFTEALADRILKTWPGLHKALNSTRIAMVSEGILVQKLFFELFPFLKMSYILTNQAIVEAMEGEKMVHVIDLNATGPAQWVALFRVLSARPEGPPHLRITGVHHQKEVLDQMAHKLTEEAEKLDIPFQFNPVVSKIENLDFDKLRVKTGEALAISSILQLHSLLALDDDASRRRSPLPSNNSNAIQLQKILQMHPNTRCDLVEKDMVHGYSPSPDSASASSSPGSSSTSMKSESFLNALWGLSPKIMVVTEQDFNHNSSNLMDRLLESLNSYAALFDCLECTVSRASLDRMKIEKMLLGEEIKNIVACEGAERRERHEKMDKWIQRLDSSGFANVPLSRQGVTQAMRFLENYGCNGYRMREENGCVIIYWQDRTLFSVTAWRSRR